The Polycladomyces zharkentensis genome includes a window with the following:
- a CDS encoding peptidoglycan D,D-transpeptidase FtsI family protein produces the protein MEKNKNSQLRSLVIGLFLILMFMVVIGRLFWIQTVDATDLRRKAEANWRINKVLEPRRGTIMDRNGNVLVQSMPAYVIAADVSLVKDPRAYAKKLSPLLGIPEDKLVAKLSKKKGQVELRDGNNYKVSPQTRDQIMKLDLDGIYSYPATMRVYMEGPLAAHVLGFVNMDNQATGGVEQRYDSLLRGQPGTWSFQKDANGWKLSGGVETFQPPRDGKNLMLTIDNRLQYEVERILEQAMRKYQAKTATAIVADPNTGEILAMANRPTFDPSKYAKTWKPGVNSTNLAVSNQFEPGSTFKIVTLAAAIEEGLFHPDAIFSSGSIQVKDRVIRDWNETGWGNIPFRQGVYLSSNVAFVKLGQALGVDRLETYIDKFGFGRITDRTGRKTGIDLPAEERGIFYGRSLYPSELATTAFGQGIAVTPIQQVAAVSAIANGGKWVQPHVVRAIQDPGRQGRMQMIQPRSRNVVTGRTAAQVRQLLRGVVQYGTGKQADLPGYDIAGKTGTAQKPSSHGGYIPGEYLVSFIGFAPADHPKVVIYVAIDAPIVSGGATGGAVAAPIAKEVFQKAFQVLHIPPRTKTKTAS, from the coding sequence ATGGAAAAAAACAAAAACAGCCAGTTGCGTTCTCTGGTGATCGGGCTTTTCCTTATCCTGATGTTCATGGTCGTCATCGGGAGACTGTTCTGGATTCAAACCGTGGATGCTACCGATCTTCGCAGAAAGGCGGAAGCCAACTGGCGAATCAACAAGGTGCTTGAACCTCGCCGCGGAACCATCATGGACCGCAACGGCAACGTGCTGGTTCAATCCATGCCCGCCTATGTCATTGCCGCAGACGTGAGTTTGGTGAAAGATCCCCGCGCCTATGCCAAGAAATTATCTCCACTGTTGGGTATTCCCGAGGATAAACTGGTGGCCAAACTGTCCAAGAAAAAAGGTCAGGTCGAATTGCGGGACGGCAACAACTATAAAGTATCCCCACAAACACGCGATCAGATCATGAAGTTGGATCTGGATGGGATTTACTCGTATCCTGCAACGATGCGCGTCTACATGGAAGGTCCTTTGGCGGCGCACGTACTGGGGTTTGTCAATATGGACAATCAAGCGACGGGCGGCGTTGAACAGCGTTATGACTCATTACTTCGCGGTCAGCCCGGAACCTGGTCGTTCCAAAAAGACGCCAACGGATGGAAGCTTTCAGGTGGGGTTGAAACGTTTCAACCGCCACGGGACGGGAAAAATCTGATGCTTACCATCGATAATCGCTTGCAATACGAAGTGGAGCGAATTTTGGAACAAGCGATGCGAAAATATCAAGCCAAAACGGCGACCGCTATCGTGGCTGATCCGAACACCGGCGAGATTCTGGCGATGGCCAATCGTCCCACATTTGATCCGAGTAAATATGCCAAAACATGGAAACCAGGGGTCAATTCGACCAATCTGGCGGTCAGCAATCAGTTTGAACCCGGTTCCACGTTTAAGATCGTGACGTTGGCGGCTGCCATTGAGGAGGGCTTGTTTCATCCCGACGCCATCTTTTCCTCCGGTTCGATCCAGGTAAAGGACCGGGTGATCCGGGATTGGAATGAGACAGGCTGGGGGAACATCCCATTCCGTCAAGGAGTGTACCTGTCGAGTAACGTGGCGTTTGTCAAATTGGGGCAGGCTTTGGGAGTCGATCGTTTGGAAACATATATCGACAAGTTCGGGTTCGGCCGCATTACCGATCGGACAGGACGGAAAACAGGGATCGATTTGCCGGCCGAGGAGCGGGGTATTTTCTACGGTCGGTCGCTGTATCCGTCGGAATTGGCCACTACCGCGTTCGGACAGGGAATCGCCGTGACGCCCATTCAACAAGTGGCGGCGGTATCGGCGATTGCCAACGGCGGAAAATGGGTTCAGCCGCATGTGGTCAGGGCGATCCAAGATCCCGGCCGACAAGGAAGGATGCAAATGATCCAACCGCGGAGCCGAAACGTCGTCACTGGCAGGACCGCCGCACAAGTGAGGCAACTGTTGCGCGGGGTGGTGCAGTACGGCACCGGTAAACAAGCGGATCTGCCCGGCTATGACATCGCCGGAAAAACAGGAACGGCGCAGAAACCCTCTTCCCATGGCGGTTACATTCCGGGAGAATACCTCGTCTCCTTTATCGGATTTGCACCGGCTGATCATCCCAAAGTAGTGATCTACGTCGCAATTGACGCTCCGATCGTTTCCGGTGGTGCCACGGGCGGCGCCGTGGCCGCGCCGATCGCCAAAGAAGTGTTCCAAAAGGCGTTCCAAGTGTTGCACATCCCGCCCCGTACGAAGACCAAAACCGCTTCTTAA
- the rsmH gene encoding 16S rRNA (cytosine(1402)-N(4))-methyltransferase RsmH, whose product MFQHETVLKHEAVEGLNVRPDGVYVDCTLGGAGHTRLIAEHLGPAGTVIGIDQDDAALQAAHERLRDVGCRVHLIKSNFRRLKEILASLGLERVDGILFDLGVSSPQLDKGERGFSYHHDAPLDMRMDPEAPLTAREVVNTWPEAELARILSQYGEERFARRIARMIVNHRRVSPIETTGELADIIKDAIPAPARRTGPHPARRSFQAIRIAVNDELNAFQSALQQAIDGLNPGGRVAVITFHSLEDRICKRTFQEKEKRCVCPPDFPVCVCGQQPVLRVITKKPILPSEEEIRENPRARSAKLRIAEKL is encoded by the coding sequence GTGTTTCAACATGAGACCGTGCTCAAACACGAAGCGGTGGAGGGGCTGAATGTTCGGCCGGACGGGGTGTATGTCGACTGTACGCTGGGGGGAGCGGGACATACACGCCTGATTGCGGAACATCTCGGCCCTGCCGGTACCGTGATTGGAATTGATCAGGATGATGCCGCTTTGCAAGCGGCGCATGAACGACTGCGCGACGTGGGATGCAGGGTCCACTTGATCAAGAGCAATTTCCGGCGACTGAAAGAAATATTGGCATCGCTGGGATTGGAGCGAGTGGACGGTATCTTGTTCGACCTCGGTGTTTCTTCGCCGCAGTTGGACAAAGGTGAACGAGGATTCAGCTACCACCATGACGCGCCGTTGGACATGCGGATGGACCCCGAAGCGCCTCTGACCGCCCGGGAAGTGGTCAACACTTGGCCCGAAGCGGAGTTGGCGCGCATTTTGTCTCAATACGGAGAGGAGCGGTTCGCCCGGCGGATCGCCCGGATGATCGTCAACCATCGAAGGGTTTCCCCGATCGAGACGACGGGAGAGTTGGCGGACATCATCAAGGATGCCATCCCCGCACCGGCACGTCGAACGGGGCCACATCCGGCGCGTCGTTCGTTTCAGGCGATTCGCATCGCGGTCAATGACGAGCTGAACGCCTTTCAATCGGCCTTGCAGCAGGCGATTGACGGCTTGAACCCCGGGGGGAGGGTAGCCGTGATCACCTTTCATTCGTTGGAAGACCGGATCTGTAAACGCACGTTTCAAGAGAAAGAAAAACGTTGCGTTTGTCCGCCGGATTTTCCGGTTTGCGTCTGCGGTCAACAACCGGTCCTGCGTGTGATCACCAAAAAACCCATCCTGCCGTCGGAAGAAGAGATCAGAGAAAATCCGCGAGCCCGGTCAGCCAAACTGCGCATCGCGGAGAAATTATAG
- the ftsL gene encoding cell division protein FtsL, translating to MKKYRGNVAMAVVENRRQSTRQSKRPRTERAHGLTTGEKLLYLLSVMVCVALASVILSKYAELTALNISAQQMDRQIRELQETNQQLEIQQKQLSSGERAREYAKQKGMKRAKSYKTLPVPGQSSSARQQKPVNDEG from the coding sequence ATGAAAAAATATCGGGGAAACGTCGCAATGGCCGTTGTGGAGAATCGCCGGCAGAGCACCCGGCAGTCCAAACGCCCCCGAACGGAGCGGGCGCACGGATTGACCACCGGCGAGAAGCTCCTCTATTTGTTGAGTGTGATGGTTTGCGTCGCACTTGCCTCTGTTATCCTCTCCAAATACGCCGAACTGACGGCGCTCAATATATCCGCTCAACAGATGGATCGCCAAATCCGGGAATTGCAGGAGACGAACCAACAGCTGGAAATCCAACAAAAACAATTGTCCAGCGGGGAACGCGCCCGCGAATATGCAAAACAAAAAGGCATGAAGCGGGCGAAGTCTTACAAGACGTTGCCCGTTCCAGGTCAATCTTCCTCCGCCCGGCAACAGAAACCGGTCAACGATGAGGGGTGA
- the mraZ gene encoding division/cell wall cluster transcriptional repressor MraZ, whose amino-acid sequence MFMGEYRHAIDEKGRLIIPSKFREELGAPFVITRGLDNCLFAYPRTEWKQLEEKLKSLPFTRADARAFTRFFFSGAIEAELDKQGRVTLPVNLRQYAKLEKECVVIGVSNRVEIWSGESWEAYYAASEDSFNEIAEKLVDFNLEL is encoded by the coding sequence ATGTTCATGGGTGAATACCGGCATGCCATCGACGAAAAAGGCCGTTTGATCATCCCGTCGAAATTTCGCGAAGAGCTGGGCGCGCCGTTTGTGATCACCCGTGGATTGGACAACTGTCTTTTTGCATACCCTCGGACGGAGTGGAAACAACTAGAGGAGAAACTGAAGTCGCTGCCGTTTACCCGTGCGGATGCGCGCGCGTTTACCCGCTTTTTCTTCTCCGGCGCGATTGAAGCCGAGTTGGACAAGCAGGGGCGGGTAACTCTTCCTGTCAATCTTCGTCAGTATGCCAAATTGGAAAAAGAGTGTGTCGTCATCGGCGTTTCCAACCGAGTGGAAATCTGGAGTGGAGAATCGTGGGAAGCTTACTACGCGGCCTCTGAGGATTCGTTCAACGAAATCGCGGAAAAGCTCGTAGATTTCAATCTGGAATTGTAG
- a CDS encoding adenosylhomocysteinase — MNVRETSMVKDLSLAPQGRLKIDWAREHMPVLNRIREKFIAEKPLAGQKVAISLHLEAKTANLAEVIRDAGAEVTITGSNPLSTQDDVCAALVESGIQVFARYNPTPEEYKEHLIRTLETRPDLIIDDGGDLVGILHAERPDLLDQIKGGCEETTTGILRLRALEKAGELKFPMVAVNDAYSKFLFDNRYGTGQSVWDGIMRTTNLVVAGKTVVVVGYGWCGRGVAMRAKGLGARVIVTEVDAIKATEAHMDGFTVMPMMEAAKHGDIFVTVTGNRAVITGDHYPLLKNGAILANAGHFDVEIDKVALEEQAVSKRVVRKDIEEFVMQDGRKLYLLGEGRLVNLVAGDGHPAEIMDMTFALQALCLLYVHDNHEKIGRHVIDVPYHLDEQVARYKLESLGVQIDDLTEAQEEYLASWKV; from the coding sequence GCGCCTCAAGGTCGTCTCAAAATCGATTGGGCGCGTGAACACATGCCGGTGTTAAACCGGATTCGCGAAAAATTCATCGCTGAAAAGCCGCTGGCCGGTCAAAAAGTGGCGATCTCGCTTCATTTGGAAGCCAAAACGGCCAACCTGGCGGAAGTGATCCGGGACGCCGGTGCGGAAGTGACGATCACCGGCAGCAACCCGTTGTCGACGCAGGACGACGTGTGTGCGGCATTGGTGGAATCGGGCATTCAAGTGTTTGCCAGATACAACCCGACACCGGAAGAGTACAAGGAGCATCTGATTCGCACCTTGGAAACCCGTCCGGATCTGATTATCGACGACGGCGGGGATCTGGTGGGCATCCTGCACGCCGAACGTCCGGATCTGCTCGATCAAATCAAAGGTGGATGCGAAGAGACGACCACCGGTATCCTGCGCCTGCGCGCATTGGAAAAAGCGGGTGAGTTGAAATTCCCGATGGTGGCGGTAAACGACGCTTATTCCAAATTCCTGTTCGACAACCGGTACGGTACCGGACAATCCGTGTGGGACGGCATCATGCGCACAACCAACCTTGTCGTAGCCGGTAAAACCGTTGTCGTCGTGGGGTACGGCTGGTGCGGCCGCGGGGTGGCCATGCGTGCCAAAGGGTTGGGTGCCCGCGTGATCGTCACCGAGGTGGATGCGATCAAAGCGACTGAAGCGCATATGGACGGCTTCACCGTGATGCCGATGATGGAAGCGGCCAAACACGGCGACATCTTCGTGACGGTAACCGGCAACCGCGCCGTGATCACCGGTGATCATTATCCGCTGTTGAAAAACGGAGCCATCTTGGCCAATGCCGGTCACTTCGATGTGGAGATCGACAAAGTTGCGCTGGAAGAGCAAGCGGTCAGCAAGCGCGTGGTGCGCAAAGACATCGAGGAATTCGTGATGCAAGACGGGCGGAAGCTCTACCTGCTCGGGGAAGGCCGATTGGTCAACCTGGTTGCAGGTGACGGACATCCGGCGGAGATCATGGACATGACGTTTGCCCTGCAAGCCTTGTGCCTGCTTTACGTCCATGACAACCATGAAAAAATCGGTCGTCATGTCATTGACGTTCCGTATCACCTGGACGAACAGGTAGCCCGTTACAAACTGGAATCCTTGGGTGTGCAAATCGACGATCTGACCGAAGCCCAAGAAGAGTATCTGGCCAGTTGGAAAGTGTAA
- a CDS encoding UDP-N-acetylmuramoyl-L-alanyl-D-glutamate--2,6-diaminopimelate ligase — MKLKELLRPLVIAKVVGNADIEITGIETDSRRVRPGHLFVALRGFTVDGHRFVRQAVEQGAVAVLVEEDVDVPAAVVRVPDTRRAMAVLAAAFYRHPTRELKLIGVTGTNGKTTTVHLIQRILNDFGTPAGMIGTIHMQIGDRTYPVQNTTPDVVELQKGFRMMRDAGCAYAVIEASSHALDLGRTRGCEFHSAVFTNLTQDHLDYHKTMEEYRAAKGLLFSQLGNRYEDDPADNRYAILNVDDEASAYFARITPAQVITYGIEQAADVRAEQIRQGADGTRFVLRTFRGDIDLHLQLVGKFNVYNALAAAATALAEGIPLEHIKRSLETVSGVNGRFEKVDEGQPFTVLVDYAHTPDSLENVLKTIREFAEGNVYCVVGCGGDRDRTKRPIMAKIAATYADVALFTSDNPRTEDPEAILADMVEGVKEMAKDRYDVIVDRREAIFEAIRRARPGDVVLIAGKGHETYQEINGVRHDFDDREVAREALRS, encoded by the coding sequence ATGAAATTAAAAGAGTTGCTCCGGCCGCTCGTCATCGCGAAAGTGGTCGGAAATGCCGACATCGAGATCACGGGGATCGAGACGGATTCCCGCAGGGTACGCCCCGGCCACCTGTTTGTGGCCTTGCGCGGGTTTACCGTGGACGGTCACCGCTTTGTCCGCCAAGCGGTGGAACAGGGAGCCGTTGCCGTGTTGGTGGAGGAGGACGTCGACGTACCCGCTGCGGTGGTGCGTGTACCTGATACCCGTCGGGCGATGGCCGTGCTGGCGGCTGCGTTTTACCGACACCCGACCCGGGAATTGAAGTTGATCGGGGTGACCGGTACCAACGGAAAAACGACCACCGTACATCTGATTCAGCGCATCTTGAACGATTTCGGCACCCCGGCCGGTATGATCGGCACCATCCACATGCAGATCGGCGACCGCACTTACCCGGTTCAAAACACGACGCCGGATGTTGTTGAACTGCAAAAAGGATTCCGCATGATGCGGGATGCCGGATGTGCCTACGCGGTGATCGAGGCATCGTCTCATGCTTTGGATTTGGGAAGAACCAGGGGATGTGAATTTCATTCTGCCGTGTTCACCAACCTGACGCAGGATCATTTGGACTATCACAAAACGATGGAAGAGTACAGGGCGGCCAAAGGCTTGTTGTTCAGCCAGCTGGGCAACCGGTACGAAGATGATCCGGCGGACAACCGGTACGCGATTTTGAATGTGGATGATGAAGCTTCCGCTTACTTCGCCCGCATTACCCCGGCGCAGGTGATCACATACGGCATCGAACAGGCCGCCGACGTGCGCGCCGAACAGATTCGCCAGGGTGCGGACGGTACGCGTTTCGTGTTGCGCACGTTTCGCGGCGATATCGATCTCCACTTGCAATTGGTGGGCAAATTCAACGTCTACAATGCGCTTGCCGCTGCGGCAACAGCATTGGCCGAGGGGATTCCGCTCGAACACATCAAGCGGAGTCTGGAAACTGTTTCCGGTGTCAACGGTCGGTTTGAAAAGGTGGACGAAGGTCAGCCGTTCACCGTGTTGGTGGATTACGCGCACACACCGGACAGTTTGGAAAACGTGCTGAAAACGATTCGTGAATTTGCCGAAGGAAACGTATACTGCGTGGTGGGGTGCGGCGGTGATCGCGACCGGACCAAGCGTCCCATCATGGCAAAGATCGCTGCCACTTATGCGGATGTCGCCCTGTTTACGTCGGACAACCCCCGTACCGAAGATCCGGAGGCGATACTTGCGGACATGGTGGAGGGCGTGAAAGAGATGGCGAAAGACCGGTACGATGTGATCGTCGACCGCCGGGAGGCCATCTTCGAAGCGATCCGTCGGGCGCGTCCGGGTGATGTCGTGTTGATCGCGGGGAAAGGGCATGAAACTTATCAGGAGATCAACGGCGTGCGCCATGATTTTGATGATCGGGAAGTGGCCAGAGAAGCGCTGCGTTCGTGA
- a CDS encoding UDP-N-acetylmuramoyl-tripeptide--D-alanyl-D-alanine ligase, whose product MIEQTCEWASKVTNGRLVGSVSDRRLLFKGVSTDTRTLKPNQLYVPLVGERFDGHDFWRDAVDKGAAACLWQQDRPVPETAEVPFILVADTLEALQAMASAYRDTWSIPVVAVTGSNGKTTTKDLIASVLSVRHRVHKTQGNLNNHIGVPLTLLSLPKEAKAAVVEMGMNHKGEIALLSRMAKPDVAVVTNIGESHLEHLGSRAAIADAKCEIGEGLAPNGTWVIHGDEPLLLERVRQDSRQVIKIGWGDTNDDRPESISLNGLSGISFTSARMGARFSIPLLGRHNAVNALMAAAVGRLLGLSEEEIGRGLAEAQLTGMRLEMRKTDKGMLIIDDTYNASPTSMRAAIDLLLELDEGKEKWVLLGDMMEIGAQEAAYHREIGRYAAEKGVSRVYTLGEKARWIGEGVTSANPTIPVRHFGTRTEAAQTLQEQGGPNVILLAKASRAVKLDEVVKDLTKGEKRD is encoded by the coding sequence ATGATCGAACAAACGTGTGAATGGGCGTCCAAAGTGACGAACGGTCGTCTGGTGGGGAGTGTGTCCGACCGTCGGCTCTTGTTCAAGGGGGTGTCGACCGACACCCGTACACTTAAGCCGAATCAGTTGTACGTGCCGCTGGTGGGAGAACGGTTTGACGGGCACGATTTTTGGCGGGATGCGGTGGACAAGGGAGCGGCCGCCTGTTTGTGGCAGCAGGATCGGCCTGTACCCGAAACGGCAGAAGTACCGTTTATTTTGGTGGCAGACACCCTGGAAGCGTTGCAGGCGATGGCATCGGCATATCGGGATACGTGGTCGATTCCGGTCGTCGCCGTGACCGGCAGCAACGGGAAGACGACCACCAAAGACCTGATCGCATCGGTACTGTCGGTACGCCATCGTGTACACAAAACACAGGGCAACCTGAACAACCACATCGGTGTGCCCTTGACCTTGTTGTCCTTGCCAAAGGAGGCGAAAGCGGCCGTCGTGGAAATGGGCATGAACCACAAGGGTGAAATTGCGCTCCTGTCACGGATGGCCAAACCGGATGTGGCCGTGGTCACCAACATCGGTGAGTCGCATCTGGAACACCTGGGCAGTCGTGCCGCCATCGCCGATGCCAAATGCGAGATTGGCGAGGGACTGGCTCCGAACGGTACCTGGGTGATTCACGGGGATGAACCGTTGTTGTTGGAGCGAGTGAGGCAGGATTCGCGCCAAGTGATAAAAATCGGCTGGGGGGACACCAATGACGATCGTCCTGAATCGATCAGCTTGAACGGGCTGTCCGGCATTTCTTTCACATCCGCACGGATGGGAGCGCGCTTTTCCATTCCGCTCCTGGGAAGGCACAATGCTGTCAATGCGCTGATGGCGGCCGCCGTCGGCCGGTTGTTGGGCTTGAGTGAAGAAGAGATCGGCCGGGGACTGGCTGAGGCGCAATTGACAGGGATGCGCCTGGAGATGCGGAAGACGGACAAGGGAATGCTGATCATCGATGACACGTACAATGCCAGCCCGACTTCCATGAGAGCCGCAATCGACCTGCTTCTGGAGCTGGATGAGGGGAAAGAGAAGTGGGTACTCTTGGGCGACATGATGGAAATCGGTGCTCAGGAAGCGGCGTATCACCGTGAAATCGGGCGGTATGCCGCGGAAAAAGGGGTGTCCCGCGTCTATACGTTGGGAGAGAAAGCCCGGTGGATCGGCGAAGGGGTGACATCAGCCAATCCCACCATCCCGGTACGCCATTTCGGGACACGAACGGAAGCGGCTCAAACCTTGCAGGAACAGGGTGGACCGAATGTGATCCTGTTGGCGAAAGCATCCAGGGCCGTCAAATTGGATGAGGTTGTGAAAGATTTAACAAAAGGGGAGAAAAGAGACTAA
- a CDS encoding stage V sporulation protein D, whose product MRISSAMVRRRLFAALIVVIVLFAGLLGRLAYVQLVKGDWLTERAEQLWNRNIPFEAKRGRILDRQGKVLAYNVSTPSVMAIPAQVKDPAETARLLARVLKAPEESIYRQITKRSLTVWIKEGRKISEDAARDIQALRLPGIAVTEDSKRHYPYGAMAAHVLGFAGIDNQGLAGLELEYDKRLSGVRGYVSFKANARHEKLPGGVESFTPPKDGMDLVTTIDYYIQSVLEREMDQAMVQYQPENVLAIAMDPRTGEVLGMASRPTFNPAHYRDADPMVYNRNLPIWKTFEPGSTFKIITLAAALEEKKVSLTEGFTDPGFINVSGARLRCWKHGGHGHQTFLEVVENSCNPGFVNMGQRLGEEKLFSYIRKFGFGQKTGIDLNGEAKGILFSPERAGPVEVATTAFGQGVSVTPIQQVAAVSAAINGGYKVVPHLAKAWLDPETSRVVEREEPGKKERVISEETSRKVREALEYVVARGTGRKAFVDGYRVGGKTGTAQKVGPDGRYLQNNHIVSFIGFAPADDPRLVVYVAVDNPKGIQFGGVVAAPIVGRILDDGLRYLGVPKRKNQVSPENTPTSVSYVEVPDLIGENVSQIRNSLYSFPLLTTGRGTYVVDQLPQPGQRVKKGTPIRIYLGDKSGKGD is encoded by the coding sequence TTGCGCATCTCCAGCGCGATGGTCCGCCGCCGGCTGTTTGCGGCATTGATCGTGGTGATCGTTTTGTTTGCGGGATTGTTGGGACGTTTGGCCTATGTACAACTTGTCAAAGGAGATTGGTTGACGGAGCGGGCGGAACAGTTGTGGAACCGAAACATTCCGTTTGAGGCGAAACGGGGGCGCATTTTGGATCGACAGGGAAAAGTGTTGGCTTACAATGTCAGCACACCGTCAGTTATGGCGATTCCGGCCCAAGTGAAGGATCCGGCGGAAACCGCCCGCTTGTTGGCGCGGGTCCTGAAAGCGCCCGAAGAGAGCATCTATCGACAAATCACCAAGCGTTCGCTCACCGTTTGGATCAAAGAAGGGCGCAAAATCTCGGAAGACGCGGCACGGGACATACAGGCGCTGCGCCTGCCGGGGATTGCCGTGACGGAAGACAGCAAGCGCCATTATCCATATGGCGCAATGGCCGCCCATGTGCTGGGATTTGCCGGTATCGACAATCAGGGGCTGGCCGGCTTGGAATTGGAATACGACAAACGTCTCAGCGGGGTGAGAGGGTACGTTTCCTTCAAGGCCAACGCACGGCATGAAAAATTGCCGGGCGGGGTTGAATCGTTCACGCCACCCAAAGATGGCATGGATCTGGTCACCACCATCGATTACTATATTCAGAGCGTGTTGGAGCGGGAAATGGACCAGGCGATGGTACAATATCAACCGGAAAACGTCCTGGCCATTGCGATGGACCCGCGTACGGGCGAAGTGTTGGGCATGGCCAGCAGGCCCACATTCAATCCCGCTCATTATCGGGATGCCGATCCGATGGTTTATAACCGCAACTTACCGATCTGGAAAACATTTGAACCCGGGTCCACTTTCAAAATCATCACGCTGGCTGCGGCGTTGGAAGAGAAAAAGGTCAGCTTGACGGAAGGGTTCACTGATCCCGGTTTTATCAATGTGAGCGGTGCCCGGCTGCGTTGCTGGAAGCATGGCGGGCACGGGCACCAAACCTTTTTGGAAGTGGTGGAAAACTCCTGCAACCCCGGCTTTGTCAATATGGGGCAACGGCTGGGGGAAGAGAAGCTCTTTTCCTACATCCGCAAATTCGGATTTGGTCAAAAAACGGGAATCGATCTGAACGGAGAAGCTAAGGGTATCCTCTTTTCCCCCGAACGGGCAGGGCCGGTGGAAGTGGCGACCACCGCATTCGGCCAAGGAGTTTCAGTGACGCCGATTCAGCAGGTGGCTGCTGTTTCCGCGGCGATTAACGGCGGTTACAAAGTGGTGCCCCATCTGGCCAAGGCATGGTTGGACCCGGAAACGAGCCGGGTGGTGGAACGGGAGGAACCCGGCAAGAAAGAACGCGTCATCTCCGAAGAAACCTCACGCAAGGTGAGAGAGGCACTGGAATATGTCGTCGCCAGGGGAACGGGGAGAAAGGCGTTCGTTGACGGCTACCGCGTCGGCGGGAAAACGGGAACCGCGCAAAAGGTGGGACCTGACGGGCGATATCTGCAAAACAATCACATCGTGTCCTTCATCGGGTTTGCCCCGGCCGATGATCCCCGACTGGTCGTTTACGTGGCGGTGGACAATCCGAAAGGCATCCAGTTTGGCGGAGTGGTCGCTGCACCGATCGTGGGACGCATTTTGGATGATGGTCTGAGATATTTGGGCGTTCCCAAACGGAAAAACCAAGTCTCTCCTGAAAATACGCCTACTTCGGTTTCCTATGTGGAAGTCCCCGATTTGATCGGGGAAAACGTAAGCCAGATCCGCAACAGTTTGTATTCCTTCCCCCTTCTGACGACAGGGCGCGGAACATACGTGGTGGATCAACTCCCGCAACCGGGACAACGGGTCAAAAAGGGTACACCGATCCGTATCTACTTGGGTGACAAATCGGGAAAAGGGGATTAA